The Moorella glycerini genomic interval AGCCGGCAGGTTCCCTTTGCTATGAGCCACTACATCCACTTTGCTGGCCCCGGTTTTTTGTTTTATTATTTCAATAGCATCAGCAATAAGTTCCGCTTGTATCAGGTTATTCCCATGGGTGTGGGGGAAAGAAATGGCAAAGACAGCGTAGCCGCGGTTGGCCAGGTACTGCATCAGGCCAGGATTGGTAATACTGCCTGGTGTCTGATAATCCCAGGGATGGGCCCAGGCACGGTTCATATCATCCCGCGCTCCATGAACAAGGAGCACCGGGTACGGTTTTGTTGCATTCTGCCAGTTAGGCCCGTAACCTAAAAGGAAATAACGATTGCTCTTAAGGTGGCCGTAACTGCCAAAGTTATAGTCGTTATAGGTGGAACTGTACCCGTCGTGCACGTAAATATCCGCCGGGAACCAGGAGCGCACCTTGTCATTCCTGGGCAGGCTAAATTTAACAATCTTCTCCTGCCCGTTTATCATCTGGCTGCTGCTGTCTCCCCATAACTCAACCCGCTCCCAGGGATACGGGTCTGTCGCGGTGGCAATAAGAACAGGTGAGGCGGCTCTGGCCTCAGGGGGTGGAAAAACTGCTCCTGCTACCAAATTTACCAGTAAAAAGAATACTGCTACTAAACCAATAAACCCTCTCCTAATCCTTTTCATAAACTTCCTCCTTATCAAGATTAAATTATGAGTTATTCGTTTAATTACTATTTTAGGCGAGGTACAGCTTTGTACAATTTCTTTTGTATAAATGGATATTTTTTTGTAATAAAATGTTATTCAAAATGCTTCTTCGAGCAATTTTGTTAGAGTTTTGATCTTCGACCTGCTAACCCAGGCAGGAATTTCATAATTGTCAAAGATAACTTTGTAAACTCCCCCGCCACAGTGTATTAACCGCTCTATCCTTTTCAAGTTAACTATATAGGACTGGTGCGTCCTTACAAAACAGAAATACTTCTTCAGTTCTTCTTCTACTTCCTTCAGGCTTTTGTAGCAGAAGCGCCTGCCTCTGGTGGTATGAAAGCAGGAATACCGGCCAAGCCAGGTTTCGATAAAAAAAATATCGTAAATGTTGACAAAAGTTACCTCCTGTCCGCTTTTCCCCTTTAAAGGGTATAAAGGTGCCGCCTTAAAAACATCATCATTTCCAATCCTGACGGTAAAGCCTATGAAGGCCTTAAAAAATAACGCCACGTCTTGAAAATCTTTAAACTTGTAAATCCTACCGCTCCGTGTTTCTTGTACCAGTATCTCCCTGGAATTCGCCTCATTTTTCTGGTTATATATCTGTAAAATGAATGAAGCGCAACTCTTTTTCTCCATCCCCTCTCTCCCCTCATCTCGGTGGATTACCTATATATACACTATCCCCGCAGGCTTATAGCTAATTTCACCAGGTCTTCACCGGTCCCGGTTATCTCCTCCAGGGCGGCAGCTAAAGCTTCTGTCCCCGCTGTTTGATTGGTAACCTGGAATTGTATCTCCTGCAGCCCCTCCTGCAGGCGTTTAACAGCTGCTAGAATATGGCAATATAGTTCTTCTGTAACCTTAACTTGTTCGGCAACTCGTTCGGCCAGCTGCCGTACCTCCCTGGCCACAACTTCGAAGCCTGCTCCCATGCGTCCTAACCTGGCAGCTTCAATGCCGGCATTGAGGCCTAAAATTTTGGTCTGGTAAGCCATTCTTTCAATGAAGTTGACTATCTCCCTGGCGCGGGCAGCTTCCCTTTCTACTGCGGCAGCCAGTTCTTCGA includes:
- a CDS encoding LytTR family DNA-binding domain-containing protein; its protein translation is MEKKSCASFILQIYNQKNEANSREILVQETRSGRIYKFKDFQDVALFFKAFIGFTVRIGNDDVFKAAPLYPLKGKSGQEVTFVNIYDIFFIETWLGRYSCFHTTRGRRFCYKSLKEVEEELKKYFCFVRTHQSYIVNLKRIERLIHCGGGVYKVIFDNYEIPAWVSRSKIKTLTKLLEEAF